One window of the Octopus sinensis linkage group LG9, ASM634580v1, whole genome shotgun sequence genome contains the following:
- the LOC115215507 gene encoding phosphatidylinositol 5-phosphate 4-kinase type-2 alpha isoform X3: protein MPSHFKVKEYCPMVFRNLRERFGVDDIDYMNSLTKQPVEMDSPGRSGARMLLSQDKKYFIKTLVSEEVEQMHHILKQYHSYIVERHAQTLLPQYLGMYRITVNDVETYLVVLRNVFSPRLTIHKKYDLKGSTVDRQASDKEKAKDLPTLKDNDFVNDGVIIHIGAAEKDIFMKKLNADTEFLAGLHLMDYSLIVGIHDCEKAEQEAFEAQLEAEAEAENGENADGEADDGLLEEEEINDVMGSVPTPPDSPQTFVGQPFTGEVDPKIEIFGIKSGKEDKQIIYFLAMIDILTKYGMKKRTAQAAKTVKHGSGAEISTVRPDQYAKRFLEFIERSIE from the exons ATGCCAAGCCATTTTAAAGTCAAAGAATACTGCCCTATGGTATTTCGGAACCTTCGAGAACGTTTTGGTGTGGATGACATTGATTATATG AATTCCTTGACAAAGCAGCCTGTTGAGATGGATTCACCTGGTCGTAGTGGTGCCCGCATGCTATTGTCACAagataagaaatattttatcaagaCATTGGTCAGCGAAGAAGTTGAACAGATGCATCATATTTTGAAACAGTATCACTCA TATATTGTTGAAAGACACGCACAGACGTTGTTACCGCAATATCTAGGAATGTATCGGATTACTGTCAATGATGTGGAGACTTATCTTGTTGTTTTAAGGAATGTCTTCAGTCCCAGGTTGACCATCCATAAAAAGTATGATCTCAAG GGATCTACTGTTGATCGGCAAGCAAGTGATAAAGAGAAG GCAAAAGACCTCCCAACCTTGAAAGATAATGACTTTGTCAATGATGGTGTCATCATACATATTGGAGCTGCAGAAAAAGATATCTTTATGAAGAAGTTGAATGCTGATACTGAA TTTCTTGCCGGTTTACACTTGATGGATTATAGTTTAATTGTTGGTATTCATGACTGTGAGAAAGCTGAACAGGAAGCATTTGAAGCTCAGCTAGAGGCTGAAGCAGAGGCAGAGAACGGAGAAAATGCTGACGGTGAAGCTGATGATGGACTTCTAGAAGAGGAAGAAATTAATGATGTGATGGGAAGTGTACCTACTCCACCCGATAGCCCCCAAACATTCGTTGGACAACCATTCACCGGAGAGGTTGATCCCAAAATTGAGATTTTTGGTATAAAAAGCGGGAAAg aaGACAAACAAATCATTTATTTCTTGGCTATGATAGACATCCTTACGAAGTACGGCATGAAGAAACGGACTGCTCAGGCTGCAAAGACTGTAAAACACGGTTCTGGTGCCGAGATCTCAACAGTGCGCCCTGATCAGTATGCCAAGAGGTTCTTGGAATTCATTGAGCGTTCAATTGAGTAG